In one window of Clavelina lepadiformis chromosome 4, kaClaLepa1.1, whole genome shotgun sequence DNA:
- the LOC143452579 gene encoding heterogeneous nuclear ribonucleoprotein M-like, whose amino-acid sequence MSQILLRNIKFGTKWYEIRDYCERYGDVRWVEVLFNSKSKMLGWALVSFIDKEAGERAATDLHEVKWKGRYLKAANVTGPPKVTRWVVDKK is encoded by the exons ATGTCTCAGATTTTATTGCGTAACATTAAATTTGGAACAAAATGGTATGAAATAAGGGACTACTGCGAACGATATGGCGACGTGCGATGGGTGGAAGTCTTATTCAATTCGAAATCAAAGATGTTAGGATGGGCGTTGGTTTCATTCATTGATAAAGAAGCGGGAGAACGG GCGGCTACAGACCTTCACGAAGTCAAGTGGAAAGGTCGATATTTGAAAGCAGCCAATGTGACTGGTCCAC CAAAGGTCACGAGATGGGTCGTGGATAAAAAGTAG